In Eupeodes corollae chromosome 3, idEupCoro1.1, whole genome shotgun sequence, a single genomic region encodes these proteins:
- the LOC129952715 gene encoding protein lingerer isoform X1 codes for MSTQNRSSGGGRNQKKSNSGGGDTSNKRGDVGKTDKEKSQPKVLKPTLDQIRIAQAAEINTVAEDPKMPEKVATLIEMTQRSEEEVCCALYECDNNLERAVVFLLETLPVGAFETLKKKKSRTANSASENTGESDWADGNANTDKREKSRNRSSTRGGRGGNDSRGWRGREARENERNLADSSGRGGGEGGYRGGNRGRGSSRGGSYVGRGGRGGRLGQRGMGRDQGSRSNYSRHQDQDHQEVELWDNTIATNAEKQQQQQQQQQDDAWGDWDNEEYVGSLKDSKVFTTSNLQQSQQPAVVGVGSADLSAPPGLELHLGATQQQQQPPQQQSSHIGNDDMAQQYSSAVVNNNSSVAVSGSGTLNPSQFPDIHSSNAGHNMRMSSLETQQMNSSSTLSAEQSQYFNSLTSQNAAAAAAAAAAVAAAAVSQQTGSVNSYQNSSVQYPTSYATVFGDQNVSSQPAVRRARAKVPPPSKIPSTAVEMPGDTLNNIGYLDVQFGGLDFGTEDSFDALPEKFNSSATIDNQQIVQTQDVVSNDYQSKANSQQQAVLSAGLQNSQISDSLTSGYSQRSSSNIQQQQNASSVGSMSAQTNSSLDQLSKNDPYNQSNTSNAAGYQSSYNSSSSANKSSSYQPTATGQGYNSASYTNVQSSSASTYQPPSNNYNSYNQNSVNSYQQQANVSSVNNSSNSVAGSTVNSSVSTQNIPVGGSSSSTVNNASANSNAGYLSSQYQSNQTTSAYPSQQNAYQNNQSIYGGTGLSNNTGFTGSTSTSSSQYSNFSSAKLKETSTTSSSSHYESVSSVAASTVVSSTVSSVVPSSTATTNSMSSPSLGLTNTKVTNSATNANKNSAGMVPQNIQMVSQYIQTGLPYYQQPVYSYEDLQMMQQRVPHVQGYYDLNYTPTSLGAAGVRDNLGSVAYSTMTDGRFARTDNNSSPVSNVSSTMSQQAGSTAPLLNVPYAYFYGGNMMPGGFQYGTPAIYPQQIPAANTASGGQFPKPSYNTGYGSASYDALSQATQDYTKGAYPSSVNQQTKSQNVANPPQAGTGSDITSSMYGKGHVALNKVNSYEKQNFHSGTPPPFNMPNTQTAGGTSAQPYGMYLQPMPTGHHNMIHQPIHQMDSRIHNSSRRDSNSTGQRQQSSNPTKSATKQGYSPSYWAGQN; via the exons ATGAGCACACAAAATCGATCCAGCGGTGGCGGCCGCAACCAGAAAAAGTCAAATTCTGGTGGTGGTGATACATCTAATAAAAGAGGTGATGTAGGCAAAACAGATAAAGAAAAATCGCAGCCAAAGGTACTAAAG CCAACATTAGATCAGATCCGTATTGCTCAGGCTGCAGAAATTAATACTGTCGCAGAAGATCCAAAAATGCCTGAGAAAGTCGCTACACTGATCGAAATGACTCAGAGGTCTGAGGAAGAAGTATGTTGTGCATTGTATGAGTGCGATAATAATTTGGAGCGAGCTGTAGTATTCTTATTAGAAACACTTCCAGTG GGAGCatttgaaactttaaagaagaaaaagagtCGGACCGCCAATTCAGCAAGTGAGAACACTGGTGAAAGCGATTGGGCTGATGGAAATGCAAATACGGATAAACGAGAGAAGTCTCGTAACAGGAGCAGCACACGCGGAGGACGTGGTGGCAATGACAGTCGTGGCT GGCGAGGAAGAGAGGCTCGGGAAAACGAGAGAAATCTAGCAGATTCTTCTGGTCGTGGTGGTGGCGAAGGAGGATACCGTGGTGGTAACCGAGGACGGGGTTCCAGTCGCGGAGGGAGTTACGTGGGACGCGGTGGCCGTGGTGGTCGTCTTGGCCAACGTGGAATGGGAAGAGATCAAGGTAGTCGCAGCAACTACTCAAGACACCAAGATCAAGACCATCAAGAAGTTGAGCTGTGGGACAACACGATTGCTACAAATGCcgagaagcagcagcagcaacaacagcagcagcaggacGATGCTTGGGGTGATTGGGATAACGAGGAATACGTGGGCTCTCTTAAAGACAGCAAAGTATTTACTACGAGCAATTTGCAGCAAAGCCAGCAACCTGCTGTCGTTGGAGTGGGCAGTGCAGACTTGTCGGCTCCACCTGGCTTAGAGCTGCATCTTGGTGCTactcagcaacaacaacaaccaccgCAGCAGCAATCATCTCATATAGGCAACGATGATATGGCTCAACAATATAGCAGTGCTGTAGTAAATAACAATTCGAGTGTAGCTGTTTCGGGATCGGGAACTCTTAACCCATCTCAATTCCCAGACATTCATTCATCGAATGCTGGTCATAACATGCGAATGAGTAGCTTAGAAACGCAGCAAATGAACAGTTCATCGACTCTTTCAGCGGAACAGTCTCAGTATTTCAATTCATTGACCTCGCAGAATGCAGCGGCTGCAGCAGCTGCTGCTGCGGCAGTTGCTGCCGCTGCTGTATCTCAGCAAACAGGCAGTGTAAATTCGTACCAAAACTCATCTGTGCAATATCCGACGTCTTATGCTACAGTATTTGGTGATCAGAATGTGTCATCGCAGCCAGCTGTAAGAAGAGCGAGAGCCAAGGTGCCACCACCGTCGAAG ATACCATCAACTGCAGTTGAAATGCCTGGTGATACTCTTAATAACATTGGTTATTTGGATGTTCAATTTGGTGGATTGGACTTTGGTACCGAAGACTCATTCGATGCATTGCCGGAGAAGTTTAATTCATCAGCAACAATTGACAATCAGCAAATTGTCCAGACTCAAGATGTTGTTTCAAATGACTATCAGTCAAAGGCAAACTCGCAACAACAAGCCGTATTGTCAGCTGGATTGCAGAATTCGCAAATT TCTGATAGTCTTACATCAGGCTATTCTCAACGCAGCTCCTCGAATATTCAACAACAGCAAAATGCAAGCAGTGTGGGTTCAATGAGCGCCCAAACCAACAGCTCGCTAGATCAGCTATCGAAAAATGATCCGTACAATCAATCGAACACATCAAATGCGGCTGGTTATCAGAGCTCATACAACTCTAGCTCCTCTGCTAACAAATCTTCATCTTACCAACCGACAGCTACTGGTCAGGGGTACAATAGCGCTAGTTACACTAACGTTCAA TCTTCTTCGGCCAGTACCTATCAACCACCGTCGAATAACTACAATTCATATAACCAGAATTCTGTGAATTCTTATCAGCAGCAAGCGAATGTATCTTCTGTAAATAATTCATCGAATTCTGTTGCTGGTAGCACTGTGAATAGTAGTGTTTCAACGCAAAACATTCCCGTAGGCGGAAGCAGTAGTAGCACCGTGAATAATGCCAG TGCAAATTCAAATGCCGGATATTTATCCAGTCAGTATCAAAGCAATCAGACAACATCGGCTTACCCATCACAACAGAATGCGTACCAAAATAATCAAAGTATTTATGGCGGTACTGGTCTTTCAAATAACACAGG GTTCACTGGTAGCACAAGCACTTCATCATCTCAATACAGTAACTTTAGTAGTGCTAAACTGAAGGAAACTTCTACTACATCGTCTAGCTCCCATTATGAAAG cgTTTCAAGTGTTGCAGCAAGTACAGTTGTTAGTAGCACTGTAAGTTCAGTTGTCCCCAGTTCAACAGCGACTACAAACAGTATGAGCTCACCATCTTTAGGTTTGACAAATACAAAAGTAACAAACTCAGCCACCAATGCCAACAAGAACAGTGCTGGAATGGTGCCGCAAAACATCCAAATGGTTAGTCAATATATTCAGACTGGATTGCCCTACTATCAGCAACCAGTATATTCTTACGAGGATTTACAAATGATGCAACAGAGAGTGCCACATGTG CAGGGATACTACGATCTGAATTACACACCAACTAGTTTAGGTGCAGCCGGTGTGCGTGACAACTTGGGCTCTGTTGCTTATTCAACAATGACTGATGGTCGTTTCGCCAGAACTGACAATAACTCTAGCCCTGTTAGCAAT gtGTCTAGTACGATGTCACAGCAAGCGGGATCAACTGCTCCATTGCTTAACGTTCCTTATGCATACTTCTATGGAGGCAATATGATGCCTGGCGGTTTCCAATATGGCACACCAGCAATTTATCCG caGCAGATTCCAGCTGCAAATACTGCATCAGGTGGTCAGTTCCCTAAACCGTCATACAATACTGGATATGGTTCAGCCAGCTACGATGCTCTTTCACAAGCTACACAGGACTACACCAAGGGAGCGTACCCATCTAGTGTTAACCAACAGACTAAATCACAAAACGTAGCAAATCCACCACAAGCCGGAACTGGTTCCGACATTACATCTTCAATGTATGGAAAGGGTCATGTAGCATTAAACAAAGTCaat tcatatgaaaaacaaaatttccactCTGGTACACCACCCCCCTTTAATATGCCCAATACGCAGACTGCCGGTGGAACGTCGGCTCAACCCTATGGAATGTACCTACAGCCGATGCCAACAGGTCATCACAATATGATTCATCAACCCATTCATCAG ATGGACAGCAGAATTCATAACTCATCCCGTCGG
- the LOC129952715 gene encoding protein lingerer isoform X7 yields the protein MSTQNRSSGGGRNQKKSNSGGGDTSNKRGDVGKTDKEKSQPKVLKPTLDQIRIAQAAEINTVAEDPKMPEKVATLIEMTQRSEEEVCCALYECDNNLERAVVFLLETLPVGAFETLKKKKSRTANSASENTGESDWADGNANTDKREKSRNRSSTRGGRGGNDSRGWRGREARENERNLADSSGRGGGEGGYRGGNRGRGSSRGGSYVGRGGRGGRLGQRGMGRDQGSRSNYSRHQDQDHQEVELWDNTIATNAEKQQQQQQQQQDDAWGDWDNEEYVGSLKDSKVFTTSNLQQSQQPAVVGVGSADLSAPPGLELHLGATQQQQQPPQQQSSHIGNDDMAQQYSSAVVNNNSSVAVSGSGTLNPSQFPDIHSSNAGHNMRMSSLETQQMNSSSTLSAEQSQYFNSLTSQNAAAAAAAAAAVAAAAVSQQTGSVNSYQNSSVQYPTSYATVFGDQNVSSQPAVRRARAKVPPPSKIPSTAVEMPGDTLNNIGYLDVQFGGLDFGTEDSFDALPEKFNSSATIDNQQIVQTQDVVSNDYQSKANSQQQAVLSAGLQNSQISDSLTSGYSQRSSSNIQQQQNASSVGSMSAQTNSSLDQLSKNDPYNQSNTSNAAGYQSSYNSSSSANKSSSYQPTATGQGYNSASYTNVQSSSASTYQPPSNNYNSYNQNSVNSYQQQANVSSVNNSSNSVAGSTVNSSVSTQNIPVGGSSSSTVNNASANSNAGYLSSQYQSNQTTSAYPSQQNAYQNNQSIYGGTGLSNNTGVSSVAASTVVSSTVSSVVPSSTATTNSMSSPSLGLTNTKVTNSATNANKNSAGMVPQNIQMVSQYIQTGLPYYQQPVYSYEDLQMMQQRVPHVQGYYDLNYTPTSLGAAGVRDNLGSVAYSTMTDGRFARTDNNSSPVSNVSSTMSQQAGSTAPLLNVPYAYFYGGNMMPGGFQYGTPAIYPQQIPAANTASGGQFPKPSYNTGYGSASYDALSQATQDYTKGAYPSSVNQQTKSQNVANPPQAGTGSDITSSMYGKGHVALNKVNSYEKQNFHSGTPPPFNMPNTQTAGGTSAQPYGMYLQPMPTGHHNMIHQPIHQMDSRIHNSSRRDSNSTGQRQQSSNPTKSATKQGYSPSYWAGQN from the exons ATGAGCACACAAAATCGATCCAGCGGTGGCGGCCGCAACCAGAAAAAGTCAAATTCTGGTGGTGGTGATACATCTAATAAAAGAGGTGATGTAGGCAAAACAGATAAAGAAAAATCGCAGCCAAAGGTACTAAAG CCAACATTAGATCAGATCCGTATTGCTCAGGCTGCAGAAATTAATACTGTCGCAGAAGATCCAAAAATGCCTGAGAAAGTCGCTACACTGATCGAAATGACTCAGAGGTCTGAGGAAGAAGTATGTTGTGCATTGTATGAGTGCGATAATAATTTGGAGCGAGCTGTAGTATTCTTATTAGAAACACTTCCAGTG GGAGCatttgaaactttaaagaagaaaaagagtCGGACCGCCAATTCAGCAAGTGAGAACACTGGTGAAAGCGATTGGGCTGATGGAAATGCAAATACGGATAAACGAGAGAAGTCTCGTAACAGGAGCAGCACACGCGGAGGACGTGGTGGCAATGACAGTCGTGGCT GGCGAGGAAGAGAGGCTCGGGAAAACGAGAGAAATCTAGCAGATTCTTCTGGTCGTGGTGGTGGCGAAGGAGGATACCGTGGTGGTAACCGAGGACGGGGTTCCAGTCGCGGAGGGAGTTACGTGGGACGCGGTGGCCGTGGTGGTCGTCTTGGCCAACGTGGAATGGGAAGAGATCAAGGTAGTCGCAGCAACTACTCAAGACACCAAGATCAAGACCATCAAGAAGTTGAGCTGTGGGACAACACGATTGCTACAAATGCcgagaagcagcagcagcaacaacagcagcagcaggacGATGCTTGGGGTGATTGGGATAACGAGGAATACGTGGGCTCTCTTAAAGACAGCAAAGTATTTACTACGAGCAATTTGCAGCAAAGCCAGCAACCTGCTGTCGTTGGAGTGGGCAGTGCAGACTTGTCGGCTCCACCTGGCTTAGAGCTGCATCTTGGTGCTactcagcaacaacaacaaccaccgCAGCAGCAATCATCTCATATAGGCAACGATGATATGGCTCAACAATATAGCAGTGCTGTAGTAAATAACAATTCGAGTGTAGCTGTTTCGGGATCGGGAACTCTTAACCCATCTCAATTCCCAGACATTCATTCATCGAATGCTGGTCATAACATGCGAATGAGTAGCTTAGAAACGCAGCAAATGAACAGTTCATCGACTCTTTCAGCGGAACAGTCTCAGTATTTCAATTCATTGACCTCGCAGAATGCAGCGGCTGCAGCAGCTGCTGCTGCGGCAGTTGCTGCCGCTGCTGTATCTCAGCAAACAGGCAGTGTAAATTCGTACCAAAACTCATCTGTGCAATATCCGACGTCTTATGCTACAGTATTTGGTGATCAGAATGTGTCATCGCAGCCAGCTGTAAGAAGAGCGAGAGCCAAGGTGCCACCACCGTCGAAG ATACCATCAACTGCAGTTGAAATGCCTGGTGATACTCTTAATAACATTGGTTATTTGGATGTTCAATTTGGTGGATTGGACTTTGGTACCGAAGACTCATTCGATGCATTGCCGGAGAAGTTTAATTCATCAGCAACAATTGACAATCAGCAAATTGTCCAGACTCAAGATGTTGTTTCAAATGACTATCAGTCAAAGGCAAACTCGCAACAACAAGCCGTATTGTCAGCTGGATTGCAGAATTCGCAAATT TCTGATAGTCTTACATCAGGCTATTCTCAACGCAGCTCCTCGAATATTCAACAACAGCAAAATGCAAGCAGTGTGGGTTCAATGAGCGCCCAAACCAACAGCTCGCTAGATCAGCTATCGAAAAATGATCCGTACAATCAATCGAACACATCAAATGCGGCTGGTTATCAGAGCTCATACAACTCTAGCTCCTCTGCTAACAAATCTTCATCTTACCAACCGACAGCTACTGGTCAGGGGTACAATAGCGCTAGTTACACTAACGTTCAA TCTTCTTCGGCCAGTACCTATCAACCACCGTCGAATAACTACAATTCATATAACCAGAATTCTGTGAATTCTTATCAGCAGCAAGCGAATGTATCTTCTGTAAATAATTCATCGAATTCTGTTGCTGGTAGCACTGTGAATAGTAGTGTTTCAACGCAAAACATTCCCGTAGGCGGAAGCAGTAGTAGCACCGTGAATAATGCCAG TGCAAATTCAAATGCCGGATATTTATCCAGTCAGTATCAAAGCAATCAGACAACATCGGCTTACCCATCACAACAGAATGCGTACCAAAATAATCAAAGTATTTATGGCGGTACTGGTCTTTCAAATAACACAGG cgTTTCAAGTGTTGCAGCAAGTACAGTTGTTAGTAGCACTGTAAGTTCAGTTGTCCCCAGTTCAACAGCGACTACAAACAGTATGAGCTCACCATCTTTAGGTTTGACAAATACAAAAGTAACAAACTCAGCCACCAATGCCAACAAGAACAGTGCTGGAATGGTGCCGCAAAACATCCAAATGGTTAGTCAATATATTCAGACTGGATTGCCCTACTATCAGCAACCAGTATATTCTTACGAGGATTTACAAATGATGCAACAGAGAGTGCCACATGTG CAGGGATACTACGATCTGAATTACACACCAACTAGTTTAGGTGCAGCCGGTGTGCGTGACAACTTGGGCTCTGTTGCTTATTCAACAATGACTGATGGTCGTTTCGCCAGAACTGACAATAACTCTAGCCCTGTTAGCAAT gtGTCTAGTACGATGTCACAGCAAGCGGGATCAACTGCTCCATTGCTTAACGTTCCTTATGCATACTTCTATGGAGGCAATATGATGCCTGGCGGTTTCCAATATGGCACACCAGCAATTTATCCG caGCAGATTCCAGCTGCAAATACTGCATCAGGTGGTCAGTTCCCTAAACCGTCATACAATACTGGATATGGTTCAGCCAGCTACGATGCTCTTTCACAAGCTACACAGGACTACACCAAGGGAGCGTACCCATCTAGTGTTAACCAACAGACTAAATCACAAAACGTAGCAAATCCACCACAAGCCGGAACTGGTTCCGACATTACATCTTCAATGTATGGAAAGGGTCATGTAGCATTAAACAAAGTCaat tcatatgaaaaacaaaatttccactCTGGTACACCACCCCCCTTTAATATGCCCAATACGCAGACTGCCGGTGGAACGTCGGCTCAACCCTATGGAATGTACCTACAGCCGATGCCAACAGGTCATCACAATATGATTCATCAACCCATTCATCAG ATGGACAGCAGAATTCATAACTCATCCCGTCGG
- the LOC129952715 gene encoding protein lingerer isoform X9, whose protein sequence is MSTQNRSSGGGRNQKKSNSGGGDTSNKRGDVGKTDKEKSQPKVLKPTLDQIRIAQAAEINTVAEDPKMPEKVATLIEMTQRSEEEVCCALYECDNNLERAVVFLLETLPVGAFETLKKKKSRTANSASENTGESDWADGNANTDKREKSRNRSSTRGGRGGNDSRGWRGREARENERNLADSSGRGGGEGGYRGGNRGRGSSRGGSYVGRGGRGGRLGQRGMGRDQGSRSNYSRHQDQDHQEVELWDNTIATNAEKQQQQQQQQQDDAWGDWDNEEYVGSLKDSKVFTTSNLQQSQQPAVVGVGSADLSAPPGLELHLGATQQQQQPPQQQSSHIGNDDMAQQYSSAVVNNNSSVAVSGSGTLNPSQFPDIHSSNAGHNMRMSSLETQQMNSSSTLSAEQSQYFNSLTSQNAAAAAAAAAAVAAAAVSQQTGSVNSYQNSSVQYPTSYATVFGDQNVSSQPAVRRARAKVPPPSKIPSTAVEMPGDTLNNIGYLDVQFGGLDFGTEDSFDALPEKFNSSATIDNQQIVQTQDVVSNDYQSKANSQQQAVLSAGLQNSQISDSLTSGYSQRSSSNIQQQQNASSVGSMSAQTNSSLDQLSKNDPYNQSNTSNAAGYQSSYNSSSSANKSSSYQPTATGQGYNSASYTNVQSSSASTYQPPSNNYNSYNQNSVNSYQQQANVSSVNNSSNSVAGSTVNSSVSTQNIPVGGSSSSTVNNASVSSVAASTVVSSTVSSVVPSSTATTNSMSSPSLGLTNTKVTNSATNANKNSAGMVPQNIQMVSQYIQTGLPYYQQPVYSYEDLQMMQQRVPHVQGYYDLNYTPTSLGAAGVRDNLGSVAYSTMTDGRFARTDNNSSPVSNVSSTMSQQAGSTAPLLNVPYAYFYGGNMMPGGFQYGTPAIYPQQIPAANTASGGQFPKPSYNTGYGSASYDALSQATQDYTKGAYPSSVNQQTKSQNVANPPQAGTGSDITSSMYGKGHVALNKVNSYEKQNFHSGTPPPFNMPNTQTAGGTSAQPYGMYLQPMPTGHHNMIHQPIHQMDSRIHNSSRRDSNSTGQRQQSSNPTKSATKQGYSPSYWAGQN, encoded by the exons ATGAGCACACAAAATCGATCCAGCGGTGGCGGCCGCAACCAGAAAAAGTCAAATTCTGGTGGTGGTGATACATCTAATAAAAGAGGTGATGTAGGCAAAACAGATAAAGAAAAATCGCAGCCAAAGGTACTAAAG CCAACATTAGATCAGATCCGTATTGCTCAGGCTGCAGAAATTAATACTGTCGCAGAAGATCCAAAAATGCCTGAGAAAGTCGCTACACTGATCGAAATGACTCAGAGGTCTGAGGAAGAAGTATGTTGTGCATTGTATGAGTGCGATAATAATTTGGAGCGAGCTGTAGTATTCTTATTAGAAACACTTCCAGTG GGAGCatttgaaactttaaagaagaaaaagagtCGGACCGCCAATTCAGCAAGTGAGAACACTGGTGAAAGCGATTGGGCTGATGGAAATGCAAATACGGATAAACGAGAGAAGTCTCGTAACAGGAGCAGCACACGCGGAGGACGTGGTGGCAATGACAGTCGTGGCT GGCGAGGAAGAGAGGCTCGGGAAAACGAGAGAAATCTAGCAGATTCTTCTGGTCGTGGTGGTGGCGAAGGAGGATACCGTGGTGGTAACCGAGGACGGGGTTCCAGTCGCGGAGGGAGTTACGTGGGACGCGGTGGCCGTGGTGGTCGTCTTGGCCAACGTGGAATGGGAAGAGATCAAGGTAGTCGCAGCAACTACTCAAGACACCAAGATCAAGACCATCAAGAAGTTGAGCTGTGGGACAACACGATTGCTACAAATGCcgagaagcagcagcagcaacaacagcagcagcaggacGATGCTTGGGGTGATTGGGATAACGAGGAATACGTGGGCTCTCTTAAAGACAGCAAAGTATTTACTACGAGCAATTTGCAGCAAAGCCAGCAACCTGCTGTCGTTGGAGTGGGCAGTGCAGACTTGTCGGCTCCACCTGGCTTAGAGCTGCATCTTGGTGCTactcagcaacaacaacaaccaccgCAGCAGCAATCATCTCATATAGGCAACGATGATATGGCTCAACAATATAGCAGTGCTGTAGTAAATAACAATTCGAGTGTAGCTGTTTCGGGATCGGGAACTCTTAACCCATCTCAATTCCCAGACATTCATTCATCGAATGCTGGTCATAACATGCGAATGAGTAGCTTAGAAACGCAGCAAATGAACAGTTCATCGACTCTTTCAGCGGAACAGTCTCAGTATTTCAATTCATTGACCTCGCAGAATGCAGCGGCTGCAGCAGCTGCTGCTGCGGCAGTTGCTGCCGCTGCTGTATCTCAGCAAACAGGCAGTGTAAATTCGTACCAAAACTCATCTGTGCAATATCCGACGTCTTATGCTACAGTATTTGGTGATCAGAATGTGTCATCGCAGCCAGCTGTAAGAAGAGCGAGAGCCAAGGTGCCACCACCGTCGAAG ATACCATCAACTGCAGTTGAAATGCCTGGTGATACTCTTAATAACATTGGTTATTTGGATGTTCAATTTGGTGGATTGGACTTTGGTACCGAAGACTCATTCGATGCATTGCCGGAGAAGTTTAATTCATCAGCAACAATTGACAATCAGCAAATTGTCCAGACTCAAGATGTTGTTTCAAATGACTATCAGTCAAAGGCAAACTCGCAACAACAAGCCGTATTGTCAGCTGGATTGCAGAATTCGCAAATT TCTGATAGTCTTACATCAGGCTATTCTCAACGCAGCTCCTCGAATATTCAACAACAGCAAAATGCAAGCAGTGTGGGTTCAATGAGCGCCCAAACCAACAGCTCGCTAGATCAGCTATCGAAAAATGATCCGTACAATCAATCGAACACATCAAATGCGGCTGGTTATCAGAGCTCATACAACTCTAGCTCCTCTGCTAACAAATCTTCATCTTACCAACCGACAGCTACTGGTCAGGGGTACAATAGCGCTAGTTACACTAACGTTCAA TCTTCTTCGGCCAGTACCTATCAACCACCGTCGAATAACTACAATTCATATAACCAGAATTCTGTGAATTCTTATCAGCAGCAAGCGAATGTATCTTCTGTAAATAATTCATCGAATTCTGTTGCTGGTAGCACTGTGAATAGTAGTGTTTCAACGCAAAACATTCCCGTAGGCGGAAGCAGTAGTAGCACCGTGAATAATGCCAG cgTTTCAAGTGTTGCAGCAAGTACAGTTGTTAGTAGCACTGTAAGTTCAGTTGTCCCCAGTTCAACAGCGACTACAAACAGTATGAGCTCACCATCTTTAGGTTTGACAAATACAAAAGTAACAAACTCAGCCACCAATGCCAACAAGAACAGTGCTGGAATGGTGCCGCAAAACATCCAAATGGTTAGTCAATATATTCAGACTGGATTGCCCTACTATCAGCAACCAGTATATTCTTACGAGGATTTACAAATGATGCAACAGAGAGTGCCACATGTG CAGGGATACTACGATCTGAATTACACACCAACTAGTTTAGGTGCAGCCGGTGTGCGTGACAACTTGGGCTCTGTTGCTTATTCAACAATGACTGATGGTCGTTTCGCCAGAACTGACAATAACTCTAGCCCTGTTAGCAAT gtGTCTAGTACGATGTCACAGCAAGCGGGATCAACTGCTCCATTGCTTAACGTTCCTTATGCATACTTCTATGGAGGCAATATGATGCCTGGCGGTTTCCAATATGGCACACCAGCAATTTATCCG caGCAGATTCCAGCTGCAAATACTGCATCAGGTGGTCAGTTCCCTAAACCGTCATACAATACTGGATATGGTTCAGCCAGCTACGATGCTCTTTCACAAGCTACACAGGACTACACCAAGGGAGCGTACCCATCTAGTGTTAACCAACAGACTAAATCACAAAACGTAGCAAATCCACCACAAGCCGGAACTGGTTCCGACATTACATCTTCAATGTATGGAAAGGGTCATGTAGCATTAAACAAAGTCaat tcatatgaaaaacaaaatttccactCTGGTACACCACCCCCCTTTAATATGCCCAATACGCAGACTGCCGGTGGAACGTCGGCTCAACCCTATGGAATGTACCTACAGCCGATGCCAACAGGTCATCACAATATGATTCATCAACCCATTCATCAG ATGGACAGCAGAATTCATAACTCATCCCGTCGG